A single genomic interval of Scatophagus argus isolate fScaArg1 chromosome 22, fScaArg1.pri, whole genome shotgun sequence harbors:
- the smo gene encoding smoothened homolog, translated as MSSQARSPIVGFYGMLCVWAAWLSGCGAVLSPNGTMFEDNCKKTTTCEALKYNTCLGSPLPYTHTSLILAEDSNTQEEAFEKLTMWSGLRNAPRCWSVIQPLLCAVYMPKCENGRVELPSQSLCLATRRPCSIVDQERGWPNFLKCDQFPVGCSNEVQKLKFNTSGQCEAPLVKTDIQSSWYKDVEGCGIQCDNPLFTEDEHNDMHAYIAYFGTITLLCTFFTLATFLADWKNSNRYPAVILFYINACFFVGSIGWLAQFLDGARNEIVCKSDNTMRLGEPSSSETLSCVTIFIIVYYSLMSGVIWFVMLTYAWHTSFKALGTTHQPLSGRTSYFHMVTWSIPFILTVAILAIAEVDGDSVSGICFVGYKNYRYRAGFVLAPIGVVLVVGGYFLIRGVMTLFSIKSNHPGLLSEKAASKINETMLRLGIFGFLAFGFVFITFGCHFYDFFNQAEWERSFREYVLCEANVTIASQTNKPIPECTIKNRPSLMVEKINLFSMFGTGIAMSTWVWTKATILIWKRTWCKIIGRSDNEPKRIKKSKMIAKAFAMRKELHKDPEKEMSFSMHTVSHDGPVAGINFDLNEPSNDVSSAWAQHVTKMVARRGAILPQDISVTPTGTPVPPPEERNRLWMVEAEISPEMIKRKKKKKKRKKEVRPVEEAVDHQDHRQREFGRSSVPRLPKLPCHPSLVANLREQQRQQQKLEEEVLPGSCPDIQPSHPLSCRERFPYPQYQSGWNSYGRSLVSDPLTLNDLPEDLGLGPRCLPSASTWQPSGCSRHPGEMDLTGGMSERLAHVARVPAVRRAAYGPVHSRTNLMEAELMDADSDF; from the exons ATGTCTTCCCAGGCTCGGAGTCCCATTGTTGGATTTTACGGGATGCTTTGCGTCTGGGCTGCTTGGCTTTCGGGCTGCGGGGCTGTGTTGTCTCCTAACGGGACGATGTTTGAGGATAACTGCAAGAAAACCACAACCTGCGAGGCACTCAAATACAACACATGTCTGGGGTCGCCTTTaccgtacacacacacttctctgaTCCTGGCGGAGGACTCGAACACCCAAGAAGAGGCTTTTGAGAAGTTGACCATGTGGTCCG gTTTGCGGAACGCTCCTCGCTGTTGGTCAGTCATCCAGCCATTGCTCTGTGCCGTCTACATGCCCAAATGTGAGAACGGTCGAGTTGAGCTGCCCAGCCAGAGCCTGTGTTTGGCGACACGTCGGCCGTGCAGCATCGTGGACCAGGAGAGGGGCTGGCCAAACTTCCTCAAATGTGACCAATTCCCCGTGGGCTGTTCG AATGAGGTGCAGAAGCTGAAGTTCAACACATCCGGCCAATGTGAAGCTCCCCTGGTGAAGACAGACATTCAGTCGAGTTGGTACAAGGACGTGGAGGGCTGCGGCATCCAGTGTGACAACCCTCTGTTCACCGAGGATGAGCACAACGACATGCACGCTTACATCGCTTACTTCGGCACCATCACCCTCCTCTGCACCTTCTTCACCCTG GCCACATTTCTTGCCGATTGGAAGAACTCCAACCGCTACCCGGCCGTCATTCTCTTCTACATCAACGCCTGTTTCTTCGTGGGCAGTATCGGCTGGCTTGCCCAGTTCCTGGATGGAGCTCGCAACGAGATTGTGTGCAAGAGCGACAACACCATGAGACTCGGGGAGCCCTC GTCTTCAGAGACGCTGTCATGTGtcaccatcttcatcatcgTGTACTACTCCCTGATGTCGGGTGTGATTTGGTTCGTCATGCTGACTTATGCCTGGCACACCTCCTTCAAAGCCCTGGGCACCACCCACCAGCCGCTGTCTGGCAGGACCTCCTACTTTCACATGGTCACCTGGTCCATCCCCTTCATCCTCACTGTGGCCATCCTGGCTATCGCAGAG GTGGATGGAGACTCGGTGAGTGGGATCTGTTTTGTGGGCTACAAAAACTACAGATACCGTGCTGGGTTTGTGCTGGCTCCCATTGGAGTGGTGCTTGTTGTTGGTGGCTACTTCCTCATTCGGG GTGTCATGACTTTGTTTTCCATAAAGAGTAACCATCCAGGACTCCTGAGCGAGAAAGCGGCCAGCAAAATCAACGAGACGATGCTGAGACTTG GTATATTTGGATTCCTCGCCTTTggctttgttttcatcactttcgGCTGTCACTTCTACGACTTCTTCAACCAGGCCGAATGGGAGAGGAGCTTCAGAGAATATGTGCT GTGTGAAGCCAACGTGACGATCGCCTCTCAGACCAACAAGCCAATCCCAGAATGCACCATTAAGAACCGTCCCAGCCTGATGGTGGAGAAAATCAACCTGTTCTCCATGTTTGGGACGGGGATCGCGATGAGCACCTGGGTCTGGACCAAGGCCACCATCCTCATCTGGAAACGGACGTGGTGCAA gatTATTGGCCGGAGTGACAATGAGCCCAAGAGGATCAAGAAGAGCAAGATGATTGCCAAGGCGTTTGCGATGAGGAAGGAGCTGCACAAGGACCCAGAAAAGGAAATGTCATTCAGCATGCACACCGTGTCCCATGACGGACCAGTGG CTGGAATTAATTTTGACCTAAATGAGCCGTCCAACGACGTTTCATCAGCTTGGGCGCAGCATGTGACTAAGATGGTGGCCAGGCGAGGTGCCATCCTGCCTCAGGACATCTCTGTTACTCCTACTGGTACACCAG tgccACCTCCAGAGGAGAGGAACAGGCTGTGGATGGTGGAGGCTGAGATTTCACCAGAGAtgataaagaggaaaaagaagaagaagaagaggaagaaggaagtgCGTCCTGTGGAGGAGGCGGTGGACCACCAGGATCATCGTCAGCGTGAGTTTGGTCGCAGCTCAGTGCCTCGCCTGCCCAAACTGCCTTGTCATCCCAGTCTGGTCGCTAATCTGCGCGAACAACAGAGGCAACAGCAGAAGTTAGAGGAGGAAGTCCTGCCGGGGTCATGTCCAGATATCCAACCATCCCACCCCCTGTCCTGTAGGGAAAGGTTTCCTTACCCACAATACCAGAGCGGTTGGAACAGCTATGGCCGCAGCCTGGTCTCTGACCCTCTTACCCTCAACGACCTCCCAGAAGATCTGGGTCTGGGCCCACGCTGCCTCCCCTCAGCTTCCACCTGGCAGCCCAGTGGGTGTTCCCGCCACCCCGGAGAGATGGATCTGACAGGGGGGATGTCGGAGAGGTTAGCCCACGTGGCCCGGGTACCAGCAGTCCGAAGGGCCGCCTACGGACCTGTGCACTCCAGAACCAATTTAATGGAGGCAGAGCTCATGGATGCTGACTCTGACTTCTAA
- the tspan33a gene encoding tetraspanin-33 isoform X1, translated as MGGRRRGAPGYDEDFTFVSPVVKYLLFMFNFIFWIISLVLVLIGVYARVMKHAEAALACLSVDPAVMLMIVGILMFIITFCGCVGSLRENICLLQTFCICLTVIFMLQLVAGILGFIFADKARNKVTEMINDAIIYYREDIDLQNLIDFGQREFSCCGGVTYTDWSQNMYFNCNKDNPSRERCSVPFSCCLISTDKQMVINTMCGQGMQELEYIEAGNHIHTNGCIDKLVNWIHSNLFLLGGIALGLAIPQLVGILLSQILINQIKDQIELQNYNLKHRSDPWS; from the exons ATGGGAGGAAGACGCAGAGGCGCACCTGGATATGATGAGGACTTCACCTTCGTCAGTCCAGTCGTCAAGTATCTGCTGttcatgtttaattttatattttgg ATAATCTCCCTGGTGTTGGTGTTAATCGGCGTGTATGCCCGCGTGATGAAACATGCAG agGCAGCTCTGGCGTGTCTGTCGGTGGACCCCGCTGTAATGCTGATGATTGTGGGGATCCTCATGTTCATCATCACtttctgtgggtgtgtgggCTCCCTGCGAGAAAACATTTGCCTCCTGCAGACA TTCTGTATCTGCCTGACAGTGATCTTCATGCTGCAGCTGGTTGCTGGGATCCTGGGCTTCATCTTTGCTGATAAG GCTCGAAATAAAGTGACTGAAATGATCAATGACGCCATCATCTACTACAGAGAGGATATTGATCTGCAAAACCTCATTGACTTTGGTCAGAGAGAG TTTAGCTGCTGTGGTGGTGTGACGTACACCGACTGGTCGCAGAACATGTACTTCAACTGCAACAAGGACAACCCCAGCAGGGAGCGCTGTTCTGTCCCCTTCTCCTGTTGTCTCATATCCACAGACAAG CAGATGGTTATCAACACCATGTGCGGGCAGGGCATGCAGGAATTAGAGTACATTGAAGCTGGGAATCACATCCACACCAATGGCTGCATAGACAAGTTGGTGAACTGGATCCACAGTAACTTGTTCCTACTGGGAGGCATCGCACTGGGACTGGCCATACCGCAG CTGGTTGGAATCCTCTTGTCTCAGATTTTGATCAACCAGATCAAAGACCAGATTGAGCTGCAGAACTACAACCTCAAGCACCGCTCCGACCCGTGGAGCTGA
- the tspan33a gene encoding tetraspanin-33 isoform X2: MGGRRRGAPGYDEDFTFVSPVVKYLLFMFNFIFWIISLVLVLIGVYARVMKHAEAALACLSVDPAVMLMIVGILMFIITFCGCVGSLRENICLLQTFCICLTVIFMLQLVAGILGFIFADKARNKVTEMINDAIIYYREDIDLQNLIDFGQREFSCCGGVTYTDWSQNMYFNCNKDNPSRERCSVPFSCCLISTDKMVINTMCGQGMQELEYIEAGNHIHTNGCIDKLVNWIHSNLFLLGGIALGLAIPQLVGILLSQILINQIKDQIELQNYNLKHRSDPWS, from the exons ATGGGAGGAAGACGCAGAGGCGCACCTGGATATGATGAGGACTTCACCTTCGTCAGTCCAGTCGTCAAGTATCTGCTGttcatgtttaattttatattttgg ATAATCTCCCTGGTGTTGGTGTTAATCGGCGTGTATGCCCGCGTGATGAAACATGCAG agGCAGCTCTGGCGTGTCTGTCGGTGGACCCCGCTGTAATGCTGATGATTGTGGGGATCCTCATGTTCATCATCACtttctgtgggtgtgtgggCTCCCTGCGAGAAAACATTTGCCTCCTGCAGACA TTCTGTATCTGCCTGACAGTGATCTTCATGCTGCAGCTGGTTGCTGGGATCCTGGGCTTCATCTTTGCTGATAAG GCTCGAAATAAAGTGACTGAAATGATCAATGACGCCATCATCTACTACAGAGAGGATATTGATCTGCAAAACCTCATTGACTTTGGTCAGAGAGAG TTTAGCTGCTGTGGTGGTGTGACGTACACCGACTGGTCGCAGAACATGTACTTCAACTGCAACAAGGACAACCCCAGCAGGGAGCGCTGTTCTGTCCCCTTCTCCTGTTGTCTCATATCCACAGACAAG ATGGTTATCAACACCATGTGCGGGCAGGGCATGCAGGAATTAGAGTACATTGAAGCTGGGAATCACATCCACACCAATGGCTGCATAGACAAGTTGGTGAACTGGATCCACAGTAACTTGTTCCTACTGGGAGGCATCGCACTGGGACTGGCCATACCGCAG CTGGTTGGAATCCTCTTGTCTCAGATTTTGATCAACCAGATCAAAGACCAGATTGAGCTGCAGAACTACAACCTCAAGCACCGCTCCGACCCGTGGAGCTGA